A stretch of Gasterosteus aculeatus chromosome 4, fGasAcu3.hap1.1, whole genome shotgun sequence DNA encodes these proteins:
- the reep2 gene encoding receptor expression-enhancing protein 2: MVSWMISRIVVLAFGTLYPAYSSYKAVKTKNVKEYVKWMMYWIVFALFTTAETATDLLLSWFPFYFELKIAFVIWLLSPYTKGSSVLYRKFVHPTLSNKEKEIDEYIAQAKDRSYDTMMRFGKRGLNLAATAAVTAATKGQGVLSDKLRSFSMQDLTLINAEDELSLHTSDVRMRRDTMDDLSSGSSTLPRAKSTRQTRSTSVVDTSHVDTSSQHGSDQSDTRTEHSDEDAVDKAPKRSASVRATKKPAAAKTETQTKTAKKPTKKKVPTTNAETPP, translated from the exons CCTTGCCTTTGGAACGCTCTACCCGGCCTACTCCTCATACAAGGCGGTCAAAACGAAGAATGTGAAGGAATAT gTGAAATGGATGATGTACTGGATCGTCTTTGCGCTGTTCACCACAGCGGAGACGGCCACCGACCTGCTCCTGTCATG GTTTCCATTTTACTTTGAGCTAAAGATCGCCTTTGTGATCTGGCTCCTGTCCCCATACACCAAGGGCTCCAGTGTCCTCTACCGCAAGTTTGTCCACCCGACGCTGTCCAACAAAGAGAAG GAGATCGATGAGTACATAGCGCAGGCCAAAGACAGGAGTTATGACACCATGATGAGGTTTGGAAAGCGGGGTCTCAACCTGGCTGCTACTGCTGCCGTCACTGCCGCCACCAAG GGCCAGGGCGTGCTGTCCGACAAGCTACGGAGTTTCAGCATGCAGGACCTGACTCTTATCAACGCGGAGGACGAGCTGTCTCTGCACACTTCAGACGTCCGCATGAGACGGGACACCATGGACGACCTGAGCTCGGGCTCCAGCACGCTTCCCCGGGCCAAGAGCACCCGGCAGA CCCGCTCCACGTCCGTTGTTGACACGTCACACGTCGACACGTCATCCCAACACGGCTCTGACCAATCGGACACGAGGACCGAGCACTCGGATGAAGATGCAGTAGACAAAGCCCCCAAACGTAGTGCCAGCGTCCGGGCAACCAagaaacctgctgctgctaaGACCGAG ACGCAAACCAAGACGGCGAAGAAGCCGACCAAGAAAAAGGTCCCGACTACTAATGCAGAGACGCCACCGTGA